The window GATTATGCTTTATTGCttaaattttttaacttttaaaaaaggTTAATCAATTCTTTGCCATTTAGAGAAACTTTACTAACTCTAATACCTCTCCAAATTTCATTTGCTTCTCATAGTGGAGTActagagtgtcacgacccaagccCATAGCACGTATTGTCCGTTTGGGGTCTAGGCTCACGCGAATTTGTGCTTTTTGGGTTATGACATCTCAAAGCACGTGTACCATGTGAACTTGTATCATTCCTTATATAACTCTTTACTTTCCTCTCCCATTCTGATGTGGGATTTACCTAAGGTGACATATGCACCCCTCTTCAGAAGCATGCTAGCCTAGAAGTCTACTAGTTCTATTTGACCCGCCCTCTATGAGGGGCATCACTTGGAGTGTATATGTCTCTAGGACTAGCTAATGGAAATTTCTAGGTCATATTTACCGTGTAGGTTTCTAGCTCTACTTTAATAAACTTTTGGCACTGGCTGGTCCAGAATTTAAATGATGTGGTTTTTAAGTTGACATAATTTGTCCTAAAATATATATGTAACTCTAtatctaaaattatttttcaaatacacATATAAGGTTCGATGCCGAAGAGTTCTACCGAACGTGCAAACTGATTGTTGGATTTGTCACTACCTTGTACAATTTACTAGATCAATTTCAACGACTATGAAATTTTCTACCCTCTAATTTAGACCAAAAGCTTCTTTGTCTCTATTACACTCACATTATTCATTTATACAGATTCCATTAAAATAAGAATCTGTTCTGTCTGCACTTCCTTGGCTGTGCGTGCTCGCTCATTTTTTACTCCGTCCATCCTGAATAATGAACGAAATATGAATTTTGAATAGTTTCAATATGATTGCTTGTTCACAACGTAGAAGTCAATATCCGATCTACTAAGTTAAACCTATTCTTAGTCTGCTGCTTCTGCTAAGGGGCCTTGATGATAAACAACTGCTAATAAAGCTTTTAAGAGCTTTGTTAACTATTTCTACGGTTTCAATTAGTGTGGCGTAATTTGACCGAACAAGGagtttaaaaaagaaaactaCATGCTATGAAATTTCTGCAGCTATAAGTATGTCATTATGGGTAATatgaaaagtttaaaataaattctttcTAAATATTGAAATGTGTTATCCTTTAATTTTGAATGGACTAACAAGGAAACAGTGACGTAAAATGAAAAGGAGTGAGTAAGATTTGGGCTCTTTAATTTTCAGTTTCTTTTGCCAAGAACTTAGTCTATGGAAAAATCAGATTATCCTGCATAAATTAGAAGAATTATATTCTCCATGACATTTTTAAGTCTATGGAAACATCCTATGAATCAACAGTGTAATTTCTCACTAAACATTATTTTTCTATGATTCATTAGTCTTCTATACTTGTGTGCAGCCAATATGGGCAGATTCTGCCGAAGGAGACAAGTCGTTCAAATTCAATATGTGTAGCAAGAATTTGTccaagtttccatcattttatcCCGAGAGAGTTTCTCTGAAAGTTTTTACAAACCAAAGATCATCATCAAAAACAAAGCCTTTCGGCAATTCCAATTTTGATTCTGTACCTAAGTCTTGTTCAGATGAAAATTCCAATGATCCTTATTCCACAGAATCTGAAGCCAAAAATGAGGTAATCGATACTAACAATAAAATGAGAATTAGTCTGCAGACAGATACACCTATGCATATTGTtctaataattaattaaagtaTTCCTTGTGTCTTTTAGGACATGAACAAAAGAATGGCATTGCTCAACACAAGGCAGAGGCAAAACTTAAACGAAAAGCAGCCTATTTTGGGAGAATCAAGCTGGTAGGTATTAAAAAATGACTTGCTAGAAATCTGCATTATATTTTCTTGGACATGATATTTATATGACTTTTATCACTATACCAGCCATCCAGATCCTTTGATGGAAAACTATGATAATATGCAATCCAGTGGAAAAAATACACCTCCAAAGGATTTTGTATGTCCTATAACTACTCATGTAATTGAAGATCCAGTGACTCTTGAGACTGGTCAGACATATGAAAGAAAGGCAATTCAAGAATGGTTGGAAAGAGGAAACTCCACTTGCCCAATCACACGGCATAAGCTACATAGTACTCAACTACCAAAAACAAATTACGTGCTCAAGCGCCTCATAGCAAGCTGGCAGGAGAAGGACCAGAATTCAGCTCTTGTTCAAACGAAACTGATTGCACCGACTGAATATGAACCAGTGAAGAACAAGCCTGGAACCATCAGTGAGCTTCGTCGTGCAATAACAAGCCTCTGCACATCAGAGATTTTGAGAGAGTCTGAAATGGCAGTGCTCCAAATTGAGCAGTTCTGGAGAGAAGTTCAGATGGTTGATATTCAGACAATGCTCTCAAAACCTCCAGTTATCAATGGTTTTGTAGAGATCCTTTTCAATTCTGTTGATCCCCATGTTCTGATGGCGACAGTATTTCTCCTTTCTGAGCTGGGCTCAAGAGATAATGGTGTCATCCAAACACTTACCAGAGTTGACACTGATGTAGAATGCATTATTGGTCTTTTCCAGAAGGGGTTACTGGAAGCTGTTGTTTTGATCTATCTTTTGATTCCATTGATTGGGAATCTTACAGACATGGAATTGTTGGATTCTCTTTTGAAAGTTCTCATGAGTAGGGAGGAAGACTTGGTTAACATGTTCATGAAGCCCAAAGCTGCTTCAGTGCTACTTCTGAGACATATACTTAGAAACACAGACGATAAAGGAGCTCCCAAAATTGCTAAGAGGTTGACTTCAGCAAAAGTAGTTGAGGCCATTGCAGGCAGCTTGGAAGCTGAACTAGAGGAAGAACGACTATCAGCTGTCGTTATACTGTTGAGATGCATGCAATTGGATGGAAGATGCAGGAATATTATAGCCGACAAAGTAGAACTAACTCACCTGTTAGAGAGCTTCATTGGAGCAAACGATGCAGATAGGTTTGAGATTGTCCAATTCCTATCTGAACTAGTCAAGTTAAACAGGTACTTAAGTCTAACTATATGAAATTCCATTTCTGTAGCTTGTTCAAAAActttttactcactatattgttTACTCCAGGAGGACACTTAATGAGCAAGTGTTGCACATAATTAAGAATGAAGGTAGCTATAGCTCAATGCACAGCCTCCTCATATATCTTCAGACAGCTCTCCCTGATCAGTGTCCTGTTGTGGCTGGCCTACTTCTCCAACTTGATCTGCTTGTACGAGTCTCAATTTATCTCTATACCATCCTTCCCCTAACTCTCTGTGTTTATTCGAGCCATCACATCTATGACATAACTTGCGTGGTTTTGAACTGCAGGCAGAACCAAGGAAAATGAGCATCTACAGAGAGGAAGCTGTAGATGTCCTAATTATGTGTCTCAGAAATTCGGATTGTCCTGCCTCTCAAATAGCTGCTGCTGAGACAATTTTAGCACTCGAGGGAAGGTTTTCCTATTCTGGGAAGCCTCTTATCAGGGAACTTCTACTTAAACGTGCAGGACTTGATGGGACAGATAACAATGTGGCACAAAATAAAATTAGATATCCATCTAATGATAGTCAAGAAACAACGGTCAGCTTCATATCTAGTAGTATTCGAAAATCGATGATACAAGATATATGCCAAATGCTAAATTTCATTCCTCTTCTTCTGTTTCGTAAAAATATTGTTGTAGGAAGAAGAGAAAGCTGCTGAGAACTGGGAGAGGAAAATGGCATTTTCTCTGGTCAGCTATGAATTTGGATTACTATTTGAGGCTTTAGCAGAGGGCATGAAGAGTAAATCAGCAGATTTATTTTCTGCATGTTTTGTGTCTTCTACTTGGCTGGTATACATGCTGACCGCTCTTCCAGACACTGGAATTAGAGGAGCAGCAAGAGTATGCTTTCTCAAGCAGTTTGTATCAATATTTAAGTCTTCCAGAGACACAGAGAATAAGGCACTTAGCTTGCTTGCACTGAGGAGCTTTATCCGTGAGCCTGGTCAGTGGAATATTTAAGTTTAGATGTTTTCTGGTATGCATAAGTAGTAATCACTCAATTGATGTGGAATTATTTGTCTATACATGATGTATTTTTGACAACTTTCTGTGGTTTAATTAGTCATGGTTTTATATCTAAGGTCTATTGTTGGTCACTGAAGATTATTCTCATTTGTCATATGGTGAATTTCAGAAGGACTAAATGATCTTACAAACCATGTCAAGGATATACTCAAAGGCTTGAGAGAGCTAAAGAAATCATCCACCATTGCTGTTGAAATGCTAAACCTTTTCTCAGAAGAGCGTGAATCAAGTGCAGTAAGTTTCTGGTATGTCCTTACACTTTATTTCAGCAAAGTTAACCACCCtaatcctccaaattttactgGTATCAGGATATGTGGAATCATAAAGAAATTGTACAAGAGGATTGCAGTGCTAACGGTGAAGTCAATTCAATTGTGTTCTTCAGAAATATAGTTTTTTCCAGTCATACAGATGGATCTATAAAGGTCTGTTTTCATAGGTTCAAGAATGCTTGATTTTTCCTACCTTGTGAATTGTAAATCAATGATTATTCCTTTTACCACTTATGAGTAAGGTGTGAATCATAAGCTTCTAACTATGCCACACACAAAGAAGAGATCAGATGTGGTATTCCAGGGTAGTCTTTGCCAGTGGTGGAATGCAAGATTTCCactaagggggttcaaaaaagaaaaaagctaaaaaatcaaaggaaattgTAGCTAGTTGGAATGGAACCAATGACCTCACAAAGATTTTGAACTCTCTTGACTAGTAAGCTATGCTTTTAGGCTATAACAAGGGAACTCAAaacataatatgtattatatatacgGTGTAATTTTTCCGCCCGCTTAAATACGCCCTAATGCCTACCCCTACATATCATGAATTCTTGTTCATCAAAAATGTATTAGAACAATGTTTGGGTAAAAGTACCTTGGTAATGTGAGAAATTGTAGTAGAACAAAGAGCTTGCAGAGCTGAGTTTGATGGAAAATTTCTTTATCTTTGAAGGTGTGGAAAGTAAAAGCTAAAAGTTTACACCTCATTCAAGAGATCCGAGAACATCTCAAAGCGGTGACAAGCCTGGTAGTTGTACACTCAGCAGAAAAATTGTACAGTGGTTCACTTGATAGGACTGTGAGGGTAAGATATATATCCCACAGATTCGTAACATATATATGGTTTATCTCGCTAAACCTGTCTAAATTTTCACTTGTAGGTGTGGTTAATCCAGGATGAAGGAATAGAATGTGAAGAAGTTCATGAAATGAAGGATCATGTCAATAACCTACTGGTTGCAAATAGCTTGTCATGCTTCCTTCCTCAAGGAAGTGGAATTAAGGTCAGTTGTCCATGCTCTTTAAGTAGAAAATTTTGAATGTTCACTTCACATTTTGTAAAAACAATAAACATTGACTGGTTAACCTAAAATCAGGTGCATTCATGGAATGGAGCAACTAAACTAGTAAATCAACAGAAGTATGCAAAATGCTTGACTCTTGTTAAAGGAAAACTGTATTGCGGATGTCTTGATAACAGCATACAGGTTTAAAAAAAATTCCATTGGAGAATTAGTTTGAGAGAAGATGCACCTAATATATTTTACTCATCTATAGGAAGTTGATTTGCCAACTGgaacaattaattcaattcaaaGCGGCTCAAGAAAATTATTAGGGAAATCAAGTCCAATTTATGCCATACAAGTTAATGAGGGACTACTATATTCAGCTGGTACATCCATGGACGGAGGAGCTGTGAAGGTACAAGCGTATTATAGATAGTCATTAACCAATTTAGTTTGAATATACTCATTAACATcctaaaattttcttttatatattgtttggtcaaaaagaTATGGAATACAGAAAATTACAGTATGGTTGGATCATTGCCATCTACATTAGAAATTCGTGCAATGGCTGTCAGTTCAGAGCTTGTCTATCTAGGGGGGaaaggtggaattttggaagtctGGTGTAAAAAGAAACATAATAGAGTGGAAGCACTACAAACTGGTATAAATGGTAAACTTCTTTGTATGGCTCTTGATGTTAATGAAGAAACTTTGGTTATTGGA is drawn from Nicotiana tabacum cultivar K326 chromosome 9, ASM71507v2, whole genome shotgun sequence and contains these coding sequences:
- the LOC107796870 gene encoding putative E3 ubiquitin-protein ligase LIN-1 isoform X1, which translates into the protein MATSTPLDNILRHTTVFLLDILSQSDLRLRLFSVFLQRIQSDKPLNLAAETIENAVSTSNSSIKSSSLRLAEKILLSYSENPFSSFLLSLVYTLLRRPHDAALSLLDVFYTDPSIARLEIAPLVFEELFLIHFIPILQWYNEQRSRIMSCISLNSGYHGDDESVVVLAATNSLSAMSGEQASELKDLEREYEEILDENCRVFAQYFKEILRNKDECKFTDPPSVIVQRNEKSECYFVFSKDEEMTNEEFGLKNGRYYNPIWADSAEGDKSFKFNMCSKNLSKFPSFYPERVSLKVFTNQRSSSKTKPFGNSNFDSVPKSCSDENSNDPYSTESEAKNEDMNKRMALLNTRQRQNLNEKQPILGESSCHPDPLMENYDNMQSSGKNTPPKDFVCPITTHVIEDPVTLETGQTYERKAIQEWLERGNSTCPITRHKLHSTQLPKTNYVLKRLIASWQEKDQNSALVQTKLIAPTEYEPVKNKPGTISELRRAITSLCTSEILRESEMAVLQIEQFWREVQMVDIQTMLSKPPVINGFVEILFNSVDPHVLMATVFLLSELGSRDNGVIQTLTRVDTDVECIIGLFQKGLLEAVVLIYLLIPLIGNLTDMELLDSLLKVLMSREEDLVNMFMKPKAASVLLLRHILRNTDDKGAPKIAKRLTSAKVVEAIAGSLEAELEEERLSAVVILLRCMQLDGRCRNIIADKVELTHLLESFIGANDADRFEIVQFLSELVKLNRRTLNEQVLHIIKNEGSYSSMHSLLIYLQTALPDQCPVVAGLLLQLDLLAEPRKMSIYREEAVDVLIMCLRNSDCPASQIAAAETILALEGRFSYSGKPLIRELLLKRAGLDGTDNNVAQNKIRYPSNDSQETTEEEKAAENWERKMAFSLVSYEFGLLFEALAEGMKSKSADLFSACFVSSTWLVYMLTALPDTGIRGAARVCFLKQFVSIFKSSRDTENKALSLLALRSFIREPEGLNDLTNHVKDILKGLRELKKSSTIAVEMLNLFSEERESSADMWNHKEIVQEDCSANGEVNSIVFFRNIVFSSHTDGSIKVWKVKAKSLHLIQEIREHLKAVTSLVVVHSAEKLYSGSLDRTVRVWLIQDEGIECEEVHEMKDHVNNLLVANSLSCFLPQGSGIKVHSWNGATKLVNQQKYAKCLTLVKGKLYCGCLDNSIQEVDLPTGTINSIQSGSRKLLGKSSPIYAIQVNEGLLYSAGTSMDGGAVKIWNTENYSMVGSLPSTLEIRAMAVSSELVYLGGKGGILEVWCKKKHNRVEALQTGINGKLLCMALDVNEETLVIGTSDGRIQVWGLS
- the LOC107796870 gene encoding putative E3 ubiquitin-protein ligase LIN-1 isoform X2, which translates into the protein MATSTPLDNILRHTTVFLLDILSQSDLRLRLFSVFLQRIQSDKPLNLAAETIENAVSTSNSSIKSSSLRLAEKILLSYSENPFSSFLLSLVYTLLRRPHDAALSLLDVFYTDPSIARLEIAPLVFEELFLIHFIPILQWYNEQRSRIMSCISLNSGYHGDDESVVVLAATNSLSAMSGEQASELKDLEREYEEILDENCRVFAQYFKEILRNKDECKFTDPPSVIVQRNEKSECYFVFSKDEEMTNEEFGLKNGRYYNPIWADSAEGDKSFKFNMCSKNLSKFPSFYPERVSLKVFTNQRSSSKTKPFGNSNFDSVPKSCSDENSNDPYSTESEAKNEDMNKRMALLNTRQRQNLNEKQPILGESSCHPDPLMENYDNMQSSGKNTPPKDFVCPITTHVIEDPVTLETGQTYERKAIQEWLERGNSTCPITRHKLHSTQLPKTNYVLKRLIASWQEKDQNSALVQTKLIAPTEYEPVKNKPGTISELRRAITSLCTSEILRESEMAVLQIEQFWREVQMVDIQTMLSKPPVINGFVEILFNSVDPHVLMATVFLLSELGSRDNGVIQTLTRVDTDVECIIGLFQKGLLEAVVLIYLLIPLIGNLTDMELLDSLLKVLMSREEDLVNMFMKPKAASVLLLRHILRNTDDKGAPKIAKRLTSAKVVEAIAGSLEAELEEERLSAVVILLRCMQLDGRCRNIIADKVELTHLLESFIGANDADRFEIVQFLSELVKLNRRTLNEQVLHIIKNEGSYSSMHSLLIYLQTALPDQCPVVAGLLLQLDLLAEPRKMSIYREEAVDVLIMCLRNSDCPASQIAAAETILALEGRFSYSGKPLIRELLLKRAGLDGTDNNVAQNKIRYPSNDSQETTEEEKAAENWERKMAFSLVSYEFGLLFEALAEGMKSKSADLFSACFVSSTWLVYMLTALPDTGIRGAARVCFLKQFVSIFKSSRDTENKALSLLALRSFIREPEGLNDLTNHVKDILKGLRELKKSSTIAVEMLNLFSEERESSADMWNHKEIVQEDCSANGEVNSIVFFRNIVFSSHTDGSIKVWKVKAKSLHLIQEIREHLKAVTSLVVVHSAEKLYSGSLDRTVRVWLIQDEGIECEEVHEMKDHVNNLLVANSLSCFLPQGSGIKEVDLPTGTINSIQSGSRKLLGKSSPIYAIQVNEGLLYSAGTSMDGGAVKIWNTENYSMVGSLPSTLEIRAMAVSSELVYLGGKGGILEVWCKKKHNRVEALQTGINGKLLCMALDVNEETLVIGTSDGRIQVWGLS